The proteins below are encoded in one region of Leishmania major strain Friedlin complete genome, chromosome 7:
- a CDS encoding putative methionine-S-sulfoxide reductase produces MPAPIRATFAAGCYWGTEHFFVRNFKDSIVSHQVGFMGGIEGKAVTYSEVTKGTTGHAEVLDLMYDPEKVSYKDLLSFFFRMHNSTTVNRQAGDIGTNYRSAIFYHNEEQKKEAEAYIAKLNGADEKLHSSFSKAFAGAPCITGLEKAGTFYPAHEGHQNYLEKHPNGYCSHRLYF; encoded by the coding sequence ATGCCCGCACCTATCCGAGCCACTTTTGCCGCCGGCTGCTACTGGGGCACGGAGCACTTCTTCGTGCGGAATTTCAAGGATAGCATTGTGTCGCACCAGGTCGGCTTCATGGGCGGCATTGAGGGGAAGGCAGTAACCTACTCTGAAGTCACGAAGGGCACCACGGGCCACGCCGAGGTCTTGGACTTGATGTACGACCCCGAAAAGGTTTCGTACAAGGATCTGCTCTCCTTCTTCTTCCGCATGCACAACTCCACGACGGTGAACCGGCAGGCGGGCGACATCGGTACCAACTACCGCAGTGCCATCTTCTACCACAACGAAGAGCagaagaaggaggcggaggcctACATCGCCAAGCTGAACGGTGCCGACGAGAAGCTCCATTCCTCCTTTAGCAAAGCCTTTGCTGGAGCCCCCTGCATCACCGGTCTCGAGAAGGCTGGCACGTTTTACCCAGCGCACGAGGGACACCAGAACTACCTCGAGAAGCACCCGAATGGCTACTGCTCGCACCGCTTGTACTTTTAG